In Candidatus Cloacimonadota bacterium, the following proteins share a genomic window:
- a CDS encoding GspE/PulE family protein has protein sequence MQGNKFAQYLVRNGYFDEETMKKAEAKMEQYGGTSASALARVLEIEFGAAHDTVYEALSIHYAFPVFKKSIEEIPEMQLEACKQALDSMRRGSDEDFKRKLIYHKIIPFGVHKTNRDILRVLTTDPTNKVIQEITSRTQFRRLEIFWAPQKTVEDIIARVAPQKNEFLQLLEEAGQVVSDMVTPEKEVLDEQALDEEINKSLLVNLFEGCLIEAVHRDASDIHIIPFGKSSVDIFFRIDGKLQLWMRQENTAPEALTAVVKDRSTGVDRFERDTAQDGFAQRMVDDHLIRYRISILPIVSQEYERRFESVVIRVIDDRKVITDFRKLGFQEQAEKEFLKSINTSKGIVIVTGPTGSGKSTTLMAALHHVIHPGVNVLTCEDPVEYVIKGARQLKIGHKMTFEQAIRSILRHDPDIVMVGEIRDKITAETAVKLANTGHLTFSTLHTNDAPSAISRMYKMGIETFLLAYSINIIIAQRLVRKLCVHCRRPLSKEHWDAALQLGLTLEELESGKIYEPVGCRKCHNGYKGRINVAEALYFYPEIRQEIVKSVNDIDEDRIRKIAEKHGMLSMRDSGVERMREGLTDLTEVLFVTSED, from the coding sequence ATGCAAGGTAATAAATTCGCACAATACTTGGTTCGCAACGGATACTTCGATGAAGAGACCATGAAGAAAGCTGAAGCAAAGATGGAGCAGTATGGCGGCACCTCCGCCAGTGCACTGGCAAGGGTATTGGAGATCGAATTTGGTGCAGCTCACGACACGGTGTATGAAGCCCTGTCCATTCACTATGCTTTTCCGGTGTTCAAAAAAAGTATCGAGGAGATTCCGGAAATGCAGTTGGAAGCCTGCAAGCAGGCCTTGGACAGTATGCGCCGGGGCAGTGACGAAGACTTTAAGCGTAAACTGATCTATCACAAAATAATACCCTTTGGAGTACACAAGACCAATCGCGACATCCTGCGAGTACTTACCACAGATCCTACCAACAAAGTGATCCAGGAGATCACCAGCCGTACTCAATTCCGCAGGTTGGAGATCTTTTGGGCTCCGCAAAAGACAGTGGAAGATATTATCGCCAGGGTAGCTCCACAAAAGAACGAATTTTTACAACTCCTGGAAGAAGCGGGGCAGGTGGTGAGTGATATGGTCACCCCGGAGAAAGAGGTGTTGGATGAACAAGCGCTGGATGAGGAGATCAATAAAAGCCTGCTGGTAAACCTCTTTGAAGGTTGCCTCATCGAAGCTGTGCACCGGGACGCCAGTGATATTCACATCATTCCCTTCGGGAAAAGCTCGGTGGATATATTCTTCCGCATTGATGGAAAATTACAATTGTGGATGCGGCAAGAGAATACGGCTCCAGAAGCTTTGACAGCAGTGGTGAAGGACAGATCAACCGGAGTTGACCGTTTTGAACGTGATACAGCACAGGACGGATTTGCCCAAAGAATGGTAGATGACCACCTGATCCGCTATCGTATCTCCATCCTTCCGATTGTCTCTCAGGAATATGAACGCCGTTTTGAAAGCGTGGTGATCCGCGTGATCGACGACCGTAAAGTGATCACAGACTTCCGTAAACTGGGCTTTCAGGAACAAGCAGAAAAAGAATTTTTGAAGTCCATAAATACCTCGAAAGGCATTGTGATAGTAACCGGTCCTACCGGTAGCGGAAAATCGACCACATTGATGGCAGCTCTGCATCATGTGATTCACCCCGGAGTGAATGTGCTTACTTGCGAAGACCCGGTGGAGTATGTGATTAAAGGTGCACGGCAGCTCAAGATCGGGCATAAAATGACCTTTGAACAAGCCATACGCTCCATCCTGCGTCATGACCCCGACATCGTGATGGTAGGCGAGATTCGTGACAAAATCACGGCAGAAACGGCGGTAAAGCTCGCCAATACCGGTCACCTTACCTTCAGTACTCTGCATACCAACGACGCCCCTTCCGCTATTTCCCGGATGTACAAAATGGGTATCGAGACTTTCCTGCTGGCATATTCGATCAATATCATCATCGCTCAGCGGCTGGTGCGCAAGCTCTGTGTACATTGCCGCAGACCGCTTTCCAAAGAGCATTGGGATGCTGCCTTGCAACTGGGTCTTACCCTGGAAGAACTGGAATCCGGTAAAATATATGAGCCAGTGGGCTGTCGCAAGTGTCATAATGGCTACAAAGGCCGGATAAACGTGGCTGAAGCTCTGTATTTCTACCCTGAGATAAGGCAGGAAATTGTGAAATCCGTAAATGATATCGATGAAGATCGCATCCGCAAGATCGCGGAAAAACATGGTATGCTTTCCATGCGCGACAGTGGAGTGGAGCGTATGCGGGAAGGCCTC